The genome window ttgtctttctcttttcactgGTGCTGGAACCAGTCCTACCTTCGCTGCCATTTGATTTCCAGGACCTCTCTGTCCTTCCCCTGCCTAGGGCTAGGCACCCtgcttgtggataaagtgaaggttcctgtggccaggattctcacctggccctggttggctatcTCACTACACACGCGGGCAATgggttgttattgactctatataaagagccctgcccagtgctctgggagacatggtggcacggctggcTGCAAGgccgcaggagagcagagcagaggctatagtggtggcagtgccaaggacagagactgggatggctgtgcgggcagagaggcccagaggtagagacaggcttgctgcacgcagactcactctgagtgaacgggattctagtgattgacctgccaccatggggataaagttgggtataaccctttcaccccaagaacgttctattgTCATTCCtttagtcacactgaatccatagcgaacttgcccagggctgaaacccattggcaagacactggtcCACAGGACAAACCTCCCAAATTTCAAATCTCCAAAAGGGTCTTCGCTTCCCACTCAGAAGGCATTTAGTCTTTGTAGGCAAACTGCCCTTCCTATTCCAGAGTTCTGAGGGAAGGGAGTCCTTGCTGAGCCCTCAGGAAGCTGCTGTTACACCCTTTCCTCACTGAAAAGGtctggccttattctccctctGAAGCGGACCACTGTAGTGTTTCTGCAGAGAATGGAGATCTGGCTTCTCCATGTCTGCCTAATCAGAAAAGAATCTGGAAGCTTGTCTGAGACCAAACTGAACTCTGCCTCCCCAGGCACCCTATGAAACTGAGCCTCAGCATTCATGCTGTGAGCGGGAGCAGGAGGCTCTGCTGGGAaagagcccagaggaggggctgCCTGAGCGGGAGTATGAGCTTCAgaaggacattccaggcagagagaacagctcGGGCCAAGGCCTGGAGACAAAGTCAGCTGGTTGTGTTCCAGGAGCCGTGGCTGGCTTCGGGGGGAAACAGGCTTGGGGTGTGTGGATAAGGCAGACCAGAGCCACATCCTGTTGGGCTTCACAAAGCAAGGGCGACTCACAGAAGGACAAAGTGTTTCTGAGAGaagtttattccatttatttaccTAGGTCGTTGATGACTGTAACAGAGAACTTTCTGGACTACAACTGGAAGGAGAtcaaggagaaaggagggagTTCCTGGCTACTTCtcatcctccacctcctccctgctGTTTTCAATGTGCTTGTGAACCGTGTAGCCCAGAAGGGCACCGATCTTGGCCATGACAGCACTGCCACCACCAGCAGCCCCTGAAAAGCAAACATAGCCAGGTCACTTGGGGCCCAAGCACCAGGCCTGGGAGTCCAAATGTCTGGAAACCATTGGTCAAGTCCAACCTCTTCATTTGCAGATAGAGAAGCAGAGACCCTGAGAGGGGACAGGACTTCTGCAAAGTGAATCCTATTCCCCCCAACAACTTGCCATCTCAAATCAGAGATGTGTTTCAGAgatgaaaaagacagaaataacagCTCATTCTCTCCATGTGTGCAGTGAACACTCCATGTTATTAATAATGCAAATAACAGCCATCTTTGTGCAGACCTCCCTGTGGGCACCAGAGGGTTCGAAACTAATATATTTCATCCTCATCACAACTCTGTGATGTGTGAGAGGATAATCATCTAGCACAGGACTGTGCCTAGCCTTGCCCTCACCCATCACCTCCCACTGCTGGGGTGTAGCCCGAGCTGGATCACCCCCTCTGTCCCCTCAGAGGAGCTCTGATCTTTTGGGCTTTGACATCCAGAAGTGAGAGAAGATGGAGGGTTCAGAAAGGCAGAGGGGCAGTTTGTCTCCAGgattttggaggccttggagaaagagagaatgggagagagagagagatgagtgCACATTTTTAAGGGTAATTCTGAGCTCTGTATCTGTCCCCTTTGTGGTGCTCAAGACATACAAGTCAGGGCCAGGGTTGCTATGAGACTGAACTGGGTTACTTCACCACGTTTCCTTGCCCCTCTGGTCATCCTGAGATTGAGCAGATTCATAAACTGTTAAATTAAGGATGGTTATCCCTGctaacagaagaggaaactgaggcttatcgTAATTTGGCCAAAGCATCAGTGAGGCATTGGCCTTACAGGCCAAAAGCAAGGAATCAGACTGaatgggtttgaatcctggctctggtgCTAACTAGCTAACTAGGAGAATGAGTAAATTACATCATCCCCccgtgcctcggtttccccactGCATGATGGGGATTGTAAGAACACCTACCTCATAGAGCCGAGTTAGCCTATGAAAAGTGCTCAGAACAGTAAAGAGCGGCACCTGACCCTGGTATGTgtttccccccaacccccagggcTCGGCCCTGCAACTCACCCACGCTCTGCAGTGTGGCCACCAATCCCCCGGCCGGCACGGCGCCCCCGTTCGCCACCGCCGACCAGCTCATCAGCGAGGCGGCCACCGAGTTGGCGGCAATGCCAGCGCTGGTGAAGCCCAGCACGGGCAACGCCACCGGCAACGCCGCAGCCATGAGccctggaggaagaggagagggtgagggagtgccTGAGCAGGGGCTCGCCCCACCTTCCCGAGCTTTCCACCCTGCAGACTCACCTCCTCCAACCGCCATGTAGGTCAGCGTGCCCCAGAAGCTGGAGTCGCTATCTGATTTCTCCGAGTCTCTCTTGCCTGTTGGGAGAGAGGACAAAGCGGGGTGGGAGCAGGGCCCATTCTCAGTGCCTGATGCTCAGGCATCTCCACCCCCATTTCGGAGCACCTCGTTGAAGTTAAGAGACTTTTTCCAGGGTGCCGTGCCTGGCACGTAACTGGCACTGGATACATGTCGGTACAATGGAGGAAtctgacagagctgggattcaactCTGGGACTCTGGCTACAGCGACCCTGCCACGTCCATTGTAGTAGCTCCCTCCGTTCAGAGGCAAGCCTGGGTCTCTAAGCCAGGGATCCTGTAACACTCCCGGTCTTTATCCCGCCAGTACTCCCAGGCCCAGGCTCCTCACCTGCCACCCCGCCGCAGGCGAAGAGTAGCAGGTAGCACAGAAAGAGCGATACCCCCTTCTGCCACATGGTGGCGCCGCGCGCAGGCTTCGTCACTGATCCTGGGGATAGAAGAGGGGGAAGAGACGGTTCTCAACCCTTTTCGAGTCACCCACGGGGTTGTTTTCGCTAACGGTCCCAGGATGAGTCCATAAAAAGCAGCGAGGTGCTCTGTACTACTCGGGGCAGAAACGGCGGCGATGGTCCTGGTTCACCTGGCAGTGGCGAGAATTCAGCAAGAGAATGCTGCTCTGTTGGTGCGGTGCCGGGCACATGGTGCGCGCTCCTTGGATGTCTGCTGGTATCATTACTGTGGTCTCTGTTCTTGGctttggctgtgtgaccttgggcaggatACTAGGGCCTTTTTGGTACTCATTTTAAGATGGGGGTATTATAGATCCTGTCAGGGTGGCTGTGAGTTTCGGAGCTGTTCACCACTATATCCCTAGTATTTAGAACAGTGACTGTCACAtagaattttctaaaaaaatggTTGTTGATAAACTTTCTCTTACAATGCACTAAATTATCTATAGGCACCAAACATTGGCCTCACATCAACTTCATTTTTCAGAAACAAAGCATAGAGGGGTAAAGGagcttgcctaagatcacacagcaaatTGTGCTGCCTAGATACACACTCAAGACTGTTGGAATTCAAAACCCATTCTCTTTCCAGGACGCCACAAAATAGATAAGTACATATGTCCCCAAACTCACCTCTAATGTGATCTTTGTCAGCTCAATGCatttttcttgaattaaaaacaaataacttcCCATTTATCAAGCATCTACTCAGCACTTTATGGCACAAGGTCAATTTTATACCCATAACAACCCCATGAAGTAGGTACCATTGTTCTCAGCCATGTGTTGtagataagaaaaatgaagctcagagaggttaactaaTATTTCCCAAACCACCCAGCCAGGATGTGGCAGGGTCGGGATTTAAACCCACAATTGATTGATGCCCCAACCCCCACTTTTAACAGCCACTCCAGGTCACTTTATCTATTAGTCACATTAGATCTACAATAAAGGGGTTTCAGAAATCCTCCAGTCCTTTGGGCAAATAAGGTAGCctgatctccattttacagaagagaaactaAAGCCCAGAGGTGAAATGACAGGGTTAAAGCCACAGATGGCGACACAGCACCTGTAAGTCTCATGCCTCTTGGGTTTGGCACCCAACCCACTAAAAGCCCCAAACCACCCCAGACCAGCACTAAAAGGCACTCAGGGGTATTGCCTCCCTGAGGAGTGGGCATCTCGGCTTTGGGGTATAAGACTCAGGCAGCCAGCCCGGCAGCTTGACACCCATACCTCAGCTTCTGGCTTTACCTTGGAAGAGACCAAGAGGAGGAATCGTCCTTCGTAGAGCAGATAGATAACAGCTCTCAGGCTGAAGGCTGGAGTTTTATATTCACATTACGATTGCGCCGCCCTTCCCCAGGCAGCCAATCCCTGtctgattttccatttcttttactcTGCCGCAGTttcgtttctctttttctccagcCCGCTCAGAGGCCGCACCTGTGCGCTGCCTACTGGCTGAAAAATGTAACCCAAGCCGGGGACTTCCGGAGCAGCCGAGGGTATTCAAAGCAGGTCACGCTAGAGTGGGATTCTGTTTCTGCGAATTTATGTCTAGAATCCGGATGAGGGACTTATTTTCTTTTGTGGCAGCTGACATGGGTCTTCTGCTTACCAGCTCgtgattttttataaatataaaattcgaGGATCACCCTGTCACCTGCCCATCCATCCCATCCTCATAATCAACTTGCCATAGATCCCTGCAGATCAAGATGCTCTCGCTGTCACTCTGGCCTGAGGCCCATGACTGAAATTATATTCATCTGGCTCTGGATATTCTCTGTCATTCTGAAATTCCAACATTACTATTTATATTGGGGATCCCAGTTCCATGACAgcgtttcttttcttttttaattaagatatcattgatatacaatcttatgaaggtttcacatgagcaacattgaggtttcaacattcacccatattatcaagtccccccaccccaccccattcatGGCAGCATTTCTTATCCTTAATCCCAGCCTACCAAAACAAGACACCACTGAGCTACTCAGAGTAGCTGGTGTCTCCTCTATCACTGAACTATTTATTACCTTAGTGAAGAGTGTCCCTTGGGCCATCCTAGAGAACATAGATAAGAGCTGAGTTCTTGGATCTTACATTCCCATCTCTCTGAACTCCCTGGATTCTTTTTAAATACTCTCCCATGAAGTTCTAGCATCTTGACCTTATTTATTGTAGGTCCTCATCCTGACTCATGGAACCATCcttgtttctgtgtattaaggAAAACATCCTTAATAGTTTTATTAAgaccatatttcatttttttgtagagGAGTCTCAAACAATTGATTAAAAATATTAGTGTTACTTTCTGGATATTGGGTATTTGTGGTACCTGTCATTTTATAAAGGTGTAATTTTTTGtgatttctcattctaaataTTTACTGTCATAGCTAAAttcatattcataattttgctctttttttaaaaattgaactatagttgacatacaatattacatcagtttcaggtgtaGTGATTTGATGTTTATATATATCACAAAACGATCATCATGGTAAGTTTGGTTACCATCTGCAACTatgcaaagttattacagtatcattgactCTATCTCCTATGCTGTACTTGACATCTCTGTGACTTActaattttataactggaagtttgtacctcttaatccccttcacctagttCTTCCATCCCCCTTCCCCCTCAGCAATGACCggattgttctctgtatttatgggtttgtttcagttttcttttgtttattgttttttagattccacataatagtgaaatcatacggtatttgtctttctctgtctgaattACTTCAttttgcataataccctctaggtttagccatgttgttacaaatggcaagatttcattcttttttatggctattATTTTCTGGCTgagtatattatgtatatatatgccaaATCTtctctatctattcatctattgatggacacttgggtttttgctcttttaaataatgctgcagtgaacacagggggtgcatatatctttttgaatgagtgtttttattttcttcaaataaatacccaaaagtgaaaTTGCTAGCTTgtttggtagttctatttttaattttccaaggaacctccatactgttttccacagtgactgtgccacttgacattcccaccaacagcatcagggttctcttttctccgtATCTTTAtcacacttattatttcttgtctttttgctaatggccattctgacaggtgtaaggtgataatttcattgtggttttgatttgcatttccctgatgagcaCTGAGGTTGAACATCTTTGCATATGTGTGTTGGCCATcggtatgtcttctttggaaaaatgtccattcaaatcctctgctcatttttaaattggattgtttgttttttttggtgttcagttgtatgagttctttataagttttggatattaacccttatcagatatatcatttgtgaatatcttttctcattcaggaggttgcattttcattttgttgatggtttcctttgctgtgcaaaaactttttagtttgttgtagctCCAGttgtttattgtttcttttgttgtccttgcctgaggagacagatccaaGAAAATGTTGCTAAGACccatgttcaagagtttactgcccatgttttattttaggaattttatggtttcaggtcttacatttagaacttaaatccattctgagtttatttttgtatgtgatgtAAGAAAgttatccagttttattcttttgcatgtagttataGTCAGACtgtatttcaattatttattgctgaataacaaaCCATCCACAACTTAAAGGCTTAAAACAGTagcaatttattatttctcacaatCTTTAAATCTGGGTTAGGCTTAGTTGGGTATTCATATGCTTCACGTGGTGTTTGCAGGAGGGGAAATGTCCATGATGTCCTTTGCATTTACATAAATGGCACCTCTGCGGGATGGATGGAACACCTGGGGGCTGGTCAAGCTCCTCTTTCTCATTATGGTGTCTCCACATGGCTAGCTTGTATTTCCTCACAGCATGAAGGTCTCCTTGTGGTTGGATTTTTGACATGGTGGCTGGCGTCCAAGAGGGAGAAAATGGAAGCTGCCAGTCTTCTTAAGGCTAAGTCTGGAGCTGGAACAATGTCACTTCTACTATATTCTGTTGGTTAATACAAATCACAAGGCCAGTCCAGATGCAAGGGGCTGGGGGAACATAGACTCCATCACTTGATGTGAAGAGTGGCATGTCCACAGAGGGAGGGAGTAATTGATTGTGACCATCTTTGGAAACACTCTGCCGGAGATCAGCCCCAGGCATCCTTGTGAGCATACTGAAGCCTTAGTTACTGGAGAGTGGTCCATGGTAACGTATTCCCTATTAGCCAGTCTCAATTCTGTCATGGTTACCCCCTTGCTGCAATGTCTAAAACCCCCAAGACTGATCTCACATATGTTAGCCaagtctttcaattcttttgatgTGTAGCTTATTTTTCACAGATCAGGACTTACATTTTTCCACTCAGGACTTGCTGGGAACTGACTCTGGTTATCTGAGGATGTGATGGGAGGGGGTCTGCAGGAGAACAAATGTCATCTTAGGGGGCATCTGCTTCATGTGAGATCATTGCATAGTCTCAAGGGAAGGGGAAACTGTTCTTTCTTGGAAAGAGGGCAAGGGCTGCTTCTGCCATCCAGGAGACTCAAGAGACTTCATGAGATAGTGATTCCTGGGTGTGTTTACTCTAGCCACCCTATCCCAGATCTCAGGGTCCTATTCTTTCCCTATCAGGACCTTGACGCTGACATAGCATATCTCCTGAAGCTGTACATTTAGAGTCCTTTGCAATTCTGTCACTTATGATCTGCCAGACCCTGGATATGGTTTTCTGCCAGTCTTTCCTAAATTCAAGCTTTAATAATTGTGATGCCAACTGAAGGCCAACGTTATTATCACGCCATTTACTACCAGCAGGGAGATACCCATTGCCTTCATATAGGTGAGAAACCCAACCACAACGTTGTACTCCAAAGGTCTGTTTTCTAGGACCTCTGCTGAAACTAAATGCCACCTATGTTTCTTAGAAAACAGTCTGAATCAAAGATTGCATGGTAATGCTCCTGGGGATAGCAATCCCCAAAGTGAGGAGAAAAGAACAGTAAAAtagagaaggaaggacagaaatcCAAGCTAGTACACTACTTGGCTAGTCAGAGCCCCACAAAAACCAAAGCCATTTCCTCAGCTACCCGGGACCTCTTCAAAGAGTCACGTGGAGCTGCTGTGTTGGAATAGTCCAGAGCAAGGAAGTAGAGTATTTTCCACTCACTACTATACAAgaaagggaattctgggaaaCATAGTACTAGCTCTAAATTGACATAATACACAGCCCACCATACCATGTAAGAAATTAAGATGGCTTGGTCCAGAGTGAGGAATTTATCTGTCAGCAATTTTTCACTGTCAGGTCTCATGGTCACCAATCGGATCTTAACAGTTTCACTTGGGAGTTGTGTTAATTTGTTCCACTGGGCTGTTGCTGGGTGAGCCAGAGCCTTCAGAAGTCCAACTGGGTCAGACATGAGTGTCAAAGATTCTGTGGTTCCGACTATCGCAGGCTGAGCTGAGTTCATGCCGAAGACTAGCACCTGCCTCCTGATGTTGCTGAGGCAGTTAGTGATGTTTAGAGATGAGGCAGGGGTATTGACTGCTGGGAGGCATTGAATCTGAGTCTGGTACAGTTAAAGACTTTGGTCTTTACTCAGAATGAGATGGGAGGCtatttgagcagaggagtgacatgtCTGACAAGTTTTAACAGGTTCACTCTGGCTTCCCCAGGAGTGCAAGGACTGAAGCAAGGGGACCAGTTAGGAGTGAATTGCAATAATATAggtgtatcagtcagggttctaTCAGAGAAGCAGACGCAGTAGGAGTGATATAGAATAAAGGCTTTATGATTGTATTTGACTGTATACAATTCCGGGTGGTTAAACAGTTTATGTTAGTATTGCTTGTGCACCTCATGTTGCGCTGGAAGTCAGCAAGGCTGTTCTGAAGGATCGGTGTTCTAAAAGATGGACATGGAGTGGTGGAGGGCAAGGTCAAACTGGAGCCCATGAAGATGAACTGGAACCCACAAGGACAAACTAGATCTCCTGTTGGTCTCTCCTTACCCACCAGCCTCCAATTTTGATGATAACTGCCAGGAGAAGCTGATGCCCTTTATCAACACTCACCTAGCCCAGGAGTTGGAGAAGCTGAATGGTAGAGATCCATGGGGTGCCAGAGGAGCTCTGGGCCAGCTACTGCCCTAACACCAGCAAGGAAAGCCAGCACATCATGAGCTGCAGCCACATCTAACCCTCTTCTAGTCTTCCAAGCATAAGCATGGCTATGGCTTCACTTCTGTCTTCCAAATcctttttaaatctctctctgtGGCTAATTCTCACTCACCACTATACAAgaaagggaattctgggaaaCATAGTTCCAGCTCTAAGTTGACATAATACAAAGCCCACCTCACCAcggaagaaattaagatggcttGAGCCAGAATATTGGCAACAGGGGTGTGAGAAATGCTTGGATTCTGGCAGTATCTTGAATATCCCTCACTATCTGTATCTATTTGGTTTCTGAGCTTGGATGGTAAATTCTGATGCCAGGATAGCATTTTCCCGTTGAGTTTGATGAGGGAGAAGCAAACAGGCCACTCACATATGCAGAGCCTACAACAAGGTATAAATGGAGGCCCACCTACCACatgtctaaaatatttaaaaattctaaaccaAGACAAAAacctattatttaaaatatattccatcTCCCTATCTTAACAAACATAACTTCataatgacaaaatgaaaaatatgtgtaaacctatagttttgtttttgtttttgtttttgctattattaatgtataattacatgagcaatattatggctactagactccctccattatcaagttccccccacataccccattacagtcactatccatcagtgtagtaagatgctatagaatcattacttgtcttccctgtgttatactgccttccccatttgtggataaaatgagagttcctgtggccaggattctcaccaggctctggttgactagctcactgcacacctctgggcaatacatggctattgactctatataaagagctctgcccagtgctctgggtgcaacaaggtggcagggctgcaaggctgcaggagagcagagcagaggctggagtggtggcagtgccgaggacagaggcccagaggacggctgtgcaggtagagaggcccagaggatggctacgCAGACAGAGGGGCCCCAGACGCAGAGACCAGcttcctgcatgcagacttgctctcagtgaatggaattctagtgactgacctccacctggaaataaagttgggtataaccctttcacccaaagaatgttttgctgtcaatttctttggtcacattgaatccatagcaaacttgtccagtgctgaaacccattggcaagacaccatgttgccccccactacattatgtgtgctaatcgtaatgccccccttttccccttatccctcccttcccacccagcctccccagtccctgtccctttggtaactgttagtccattcttgggttctgtgattctgctgctgttttgttccttcagtttttctttgttcttaaactccacagatgagtgaaatcttttgatacttgtctttctctgcctggcttatttcactgagcataataccctctagctccatccatgttgttgcaaatggtaggatttcttttcttcttatggctgaatagtattccattgtgtatatgtaccacatcttctttatccattcatctactgatggacacttaggttgcttccatttcttggctattgtaaatagtgctgtgataaacataggggtgcatctgtctttttcaaattgggctcctgcattcttagggtaaattcctagaagtggaattcctgggtcgaatggtatttctatttttagttttctgaggaacctccatactgctttccacaatggttgaactaatctacattcccaccagcagtgtaggagggttcccctttttccgc of Manis javanica isolate MJ-LG chromosome 4, MJ_LKY, whole genome shotgun sequence contains these proteins:
- the IFI6 gene encoding interferon alpha-inducible protein 6 — translated: MWQKGVSLFLCYLLLFACGGVAGKRDSEKSDSDSSFWGTLTYMAVGGGLMAAALPVALPVLGFTSAGIAANSVAASLMSWSAVANGGAVPAGGLVATLQSVGAAGGGSAVMAKIGALLGYTVHKHIENSREEVEDEK